A portion of the Brevundimonas pondensis genome contains these proteins:
- a CDS encoding MFS transporter: MPPESHDGGPSSPWAIRDFRLLWVGRVAAVLGIQIQSSALLWQVYEIARRDHPIAEASLYLGLVGLCQFLPLLAFTLPAGAMADRRDRKHTVTLSIVVESLCALAFLAMALHGSPPLWGLLAVAAVFGAARAFLAPASQAFLPMVVGRKALPPAIAAQSIAFQTGAIAGPALGGVIVGFAVPWAYASAMALFFVAIGCFLLIRTRGKPQFVETGVGPLELVREGLSYVWKTKIVLGAISLDLVVVLLAGVALLTPIFARDILHVGPQGFGLLRASFGVGALLVALYLSRFPIVKHGGRWMFAAVAVFGLSTLTFGLSHWVWLSALALFVGGGADMISVNIRQTLIQLATPDHMRGRVSSVSMLFIGASNELGEAYSGVMVRLLGPVGAAVFGGVGALAATGIWARVFPSLRKANRLT, translated from the coding sequence TTGCCGCCCGAGTCTCACGACGGCGGGCCGTCCAGCCCGTGGGCCATCCGCGATTTTCGCCTGTTGTGGGTCGGGCGCGTGGCGGCGGTTCTGGGCATCCAGATCCAGTCGTCGGCCCTGTTGTGGCAGGTCTATGAGATCGCCCGACGCGATCACCCGATCGCCGAGGCCAGCCTCTATCTGGGGCTGGTGGGCCTGTGTCAGTTCCTGCCGCTGCTGGCCTTCACCCTGCCCGCCGGGGCCATGGCCGACCGGCGCGACCGCAAGCACACCGTGACCCTGTCCATCGTGGTCGAGAGCCTGTGCGCCCTGGCCTTCCTCGCCATGGCCCTGCACGGTTCGCCGCCGCTGTGGGGGCTGCTGGCGGTGGCCGCCGTCTTCGGCGCGGCGCGCGCCTTCCTCGCTCCGGCCAGCCAAGCCTTCCTGCCGATGGTGGTGGGGCGCAAGGCCCTGCCGCCGGCCATCGCGGCCCAGTCCATCGCCTTCCAGACTGGGGCCATCGCGGGTCCGGCGCTGGGCGGTGTCATCGTCGGTTTCGCCGTGCCCTGGGCCTATGCCTCGGCCATGGCCCTCTTCTTCGTCGCCATCGGCTGCTTCCTGCTGATCCGCACCAGGGGCAAGCCGCAGTTCGTCGAGACGGGCGTCGGGCCGCTGGAACTGGTTAGGGAAGGCCTGTCCTATGTCTGGAAGACCAAGATCGTTCTGGGCGCCATCTCGCTGGATCTGGTGGTGGTGCTGTTGGCGGGCGTGGCCCTGCTGACGCCGATCTTCGCGCGCGACATCCTGCATGTGGGGCCGCAGGGTTTCGGGCTGCTGCGCGCCTCGTTCGGGGTCGGGGCGCTGCTGGTGGCCCTCTATCTGAGCCGCTTCCCCATCGTGAAGCATGGCGGGCGCTGGATGTTCGCGGCGGTGGCGGTGTTCGGCCTATCCACCCTGACGTTCGGCCTGTCGCACTGGGTCTGGCTGAGCGCCCTGGCCCTCTTCGTCGGCGGCGGGGCGGACATGATCAGCGTCAATATCCGCCAGACCCTGATCCAGCTGGCCACGCCCGATCACATGCGCGGGCGGGTGTCGTCGGTCTCCATGCTGTTCATCGGCGCCTCCAACGAACTGGGCGAGGCCTATTCCGGGGTCATGGTGCGCCTGCTCGGCCCCGTCGGGGCGGCGGTGTTCGGCGGGGTCGGGGCGCTGGCCGCGACGGGCATCTGGGCCAGGGTCTTCCCCAGTCTGAGGAAGGCGAACCGGCTGACCTAA
- a CDS encoding cupin domain-containing protein: protein MPKIDIDNAPTGHGTGYPEEFAAPCKPRRRWRLGDAVGLDQFGVNLLRLPAGAWSSQRHWHSAEDEFVWVVEGEVVLIEEDGETTLRPGDCAGFKAGVANGHKIENRSDREAVLLEVGSRRPTEDACDYPDIDMILPKGADRYFHRDGTPYPKTPRRT from the coding sequence GTGCCGAAGATCGACATCGACAATGCGCCGACCGGTCATGGAACCGGCTACCCCGAGGAATTCGCCGCGCCCTGCAAGCCGCGACGGCGCTGGCGGCTGGGCGATGCGGTCGGTCTGGATCAGTTCGGGGTCAATCTGTTGCGCCTGCCCGCCGGGGCCTGGTCCAGCCAGCGCCACTGGCACAGCGCCGAAGACGAGTTCGTCTGGGTGGTCGAGGGCGAGGTGGTTCTGATCGAGGAAGACGGCGAGACGACCTTACGCCCCGGCGATTGTGCGGGCTTCAAGGCGGGCGTCGCCAACGGCCACAAGATCGAAAACCGCAGCGACCGTGAGGCGGTGCTGCTGGAGGTCGGTTCGCGCCGTCCAACCGAGGACGCCTGCGACTATCCCGACATCGACATGATCCTCCCCAAGGGCGCCGATCGCTACTTCCACCGCGATGGGACCCCCTATCCGAAGACGCCCCGAAGAACGTGA
- a CDS encoding amidohydrolase, giving the protein MTIRYRLTVAAVAAAILSGASAAAAQVPSARIDAAVDRVMPEVVAWRRDLHQHPELGFAETRTAGVVADHLRALGLEVRTGVGKTGVVGVLRGARPGRTVALRADMDALPVREATGLAFASTATGTYMGETVPVAHACGHDAHVAMLMGAAEVLAGMKDQISGTVVFIFQPAEEGAPPGEPLGGAALMIAEGALKDPAPEAVFGLHVVPGVPGTIFYRPQGFMAASDRVDIVLHGKQTHGAWPWKGVDVIAAAANVVQTVNTLTARTIDPTTTPTVFTIATMDAGVRYNIIPDEARLSGTLRTFDVAQRDALVARAEAAVDHVAEAYGATADFAVRQNAALVFNDPGLSAWLAPVLEEAAGAGKVNPATPPTTVAEDFSYFQRVVPGVFYHLGGSPDGVDPATAAPNHSPQFDVNEKVLPLGVKAHVFSALRFLERGEN; this is encoded by the coding sequence ATGACCATTCGCTATCGCCTGACCGTCGCGGCCGTCGCCGCCGCGATCCTGTCGGGGGCGAGCGCGGCCGCCGCCCAGGTCCCTTCGGCCCGCATTGATGCTGCCGTGGATCGGGTCATGCCTGAGGTCGTGGCCTGGCGTCGCGACCTGCACCAGCACCCTGAGCTGGGCTTCGCCGAGACGCGCACGGCCGGCGTGGTCGCCGATCATCTGCGCGCCCTGGGGCTGGAGGTGCGCACGGGCGTGGGCAAGACCGGCGTGGTCGGCGTCCTGCGGGGCGCAAGGCCCGGTCGCACGGTAGCCCTGCGGGCCGACATGGACGCCCTGCCGGTCAGGGAGGCGACCGGCCTGGCCTTCGCCTCGACCGCGACCGGGACCTATATGGGCGAGACGGTGCCGGTGGCCCACGCCTGCGGCCATGACGCCCACGTCGCCATGCTGATGGGGGCCGCAGAGGTGCTGGCCGGGATGAAGGACCAGATCAGCGGAACCGTCGTCTTCATCTTCCAGCCGGCCGAGGAGGGCGCGCCTCCGGGCGAGCCCCTGGGCGGCGCCGCCCTGATGATCGCGGAGGGGGCGTTGAAGGACCCGGCGCCCGAGGCTGTCTTCGGGCTGCACGTCGTGCCGGGCGTTCCGGGAACCATCTTCTATAGACCGCAGGGTTTCATGGCGGCCTCGGACCGGGTGGATATCGTCCTGCACGGCAAGCAGACCCACGGCGCCTGGCCGTGGAAGGGGGTCGACGTGATCGCCGCCGCCGCCAATGTGGTCCAGACCGTCAACACCCTGACGGCGCGCACCATCGATCCGACGACCACGCCGACCGTCTTCACCATCGCCACGATGGATGCGGGCGTGCGCTACAACATCATCCCTGACGAGGCGCGCCTCAGCGGCACCCTGCGCACCTTCGACGTGGCCCAGAGAGACGCCCTGGTGGCGCGCGCCGAGGCCGCCGTCGACCACGTGGCCGAGGCCTATGGCGCCACCGCCGATTTCGCGGTCAGGCAAAACGCGGCCCTGGTGTTCAATGACCCGGGCCTGTCGGCCTGGCTGGCGCCGGTGCTGGAAGAGGCGGCGGGTGCGGGCAAGGTCAATCCGGCCACGCCGCCGACCACGGTGGCCGAGGATTTCAGCTACTTCCAGCGTGTTGTCCCCGGCGTCTTCTATCACCTGGGCGGCAGCCCCGACGGCGTCGATCCGGCGACGGCGGCGCCCAATCACTCGCCCCAGTTCGACGTGAACGAGAAGGTTCTGCCGCTGGGCGTGAAGGCGCATGTCTTCAGCGCTCTGCGGTTTTTGGAGCGCGGCGAAAACTGA
- the apaG gene encoding Co2+/Mg2+ efflux protein ApaG, which yields MHAPPAYTAETEGVVVRVRPSYLAAQSDPAAGRWVWAYQIEIVNLTGSPVQLVARRWTITDAYGHVEEVRGQGVVGEQPVIEAGDSYSYASGCPLGAPSGSMVGAYYMTDVDGRMFEAAIPAFSLDVPDTRRTLN from the coding sequence ATGCACGCGCCTCCTGCCTATACCGCCGAAACCGAAGGCGTCGTCGTCCGCGTCCGCCCCTCCTATCTGGCGGCCCAGTCGGACCCCGCAGCGGGACGCTGGGTCTGGGCCTATCAGATCGAGATCGTCAACCTGACCGGATCGCCGGTGCAGCTGGTGGCGCGGCGCTGGACCATCACCGACGCCTATGGCCACGTCGAGGAAGTGCGCGGTCAGGGCGTGGTCGGCGAGCAGCCGGTGATCGAGGCCGGCGACAGCTATTCCTACGCCTCGGGCTGTCCGCTGGGCGCGCCTTCGGGCTCGATGGTCGGCGCCTACTACATGACCGACGTGGACGGGCGAATGTTCGAGGCGGCGATCCCGGCCTTCAGCCTGGACGTGCCGGATACGCGGCGGACGCTGAACTAG
- the gcrA gene encoding cell cycle sigma 70 cofactor GcrA, which produces MTTASWTEDRVGALKKLWLEGQSASQIAKTLGGGVTRNAVIGKVHRLGLSGRAAPSQPARTTFRAATRPRPAAPATPVQAPSAPRRIEAAAPRPVMTAQPVAPAPAPELPGTATVMTLGAHMCKWPIGDPSSREFSFCGRRASEGVYCGEHARVAYQPQVRKGAKDGASELARSLRRYI; this is translated from the coding sequence ATGACCACAGCCAGCTGGACTGAAGACCGCGTCGGCGCGCTGAAGAAGCTCTGGCTGGAAGGCCAGTCGGCAAGCCAGATCGCAAAGACCCTGGGCGGCGGCGTGACCCGCAACGCCGTGATCGGCAAGGTTCACCGCCTGGGCCTGTCGGGCCGCGCCGCGCCGTCGCAACCGGCCCGCACCACCTTCCGCGCCGCCACCCGTCCGCGCCCCGCTGCTCCGGCCACTCCGGTCCAGGCCCCGTCGGCCCCGCGCCGCATCGAGGCCGCCGCCCCGCGTCCGGTCATGACGGCCCAGCCCGTCGCCCCGGCTCCCGCCCCCGAACTGCCGGGCACGGCCACGGTGATGACCCTGGGCGCCCATATGTGCAAGTGGCCGATCGGCGACCCGTCGTCGCGCGAGTTCAGCTTCTGCGGCCGTCGGGCCTCGGAAGGCGTCTATTGCGGCGAACACGCCCGCGTCGCCTACCAGCCCCAGGTCCGCAAGGGCGCCAAGGACGGCGCCAGCGAACTGGCCCGCAGCCTGCGTCGCTATATCTAA
- a CDS encoding 2'-deoxycytidine 5'-triphosphate deaminase: MSIFQIPAQPGILPFQGIETLIATGAIKSDTPFDHDQVQPASLDLRLSNQAWRVRASFLPGQRKVEDRINDVEMHAIDLSGGVVLEKGCVYIARLQERLSLPRGLNARANPKSSTGRVDVFVRLLTDKGGSFDDVDEGYDGPLYLEIAPQTFSILVKPGTRLNQLRLKAGDPPKLETRSVGVDLRAGEHGVVGFRGRRHAGVVNMDHIDGHDPRDFWEPLTLRRGELLLDPGEFYILASSDDVEIPVDQAAEMTPIDPSVGEFRVHYAGFFDPGFGTDEAHGAGSKGVLEVRTHDTPFLLEHGQIVARLVYEPLTERPTRLYGEGGSHYQSQGLKLSKHFRPWG; encoded by the coding sequence ATGAGCATCTTCCAGATTCCCGCCCAGCCCGGCATTCTGCCCTTCCAGGGCATCGAGACCCTGATCGCGACCGGCGCGATCAAATCCGACACCCCCTTCGATCACGATCAGGTGCAGCCCGCGAGCCTGGACCTGCGCCTGTCGAACCAGGCCTGGCGCGTGCGCGCCTCCTTCCTGCCCGGCCAGCGCAAGGTCGAGGACCGCATCAACGACGTGGAGATGCACGCCATCGACCTGTCGGGCGGCGTGGTGCTGGAAAAGGGCTGCGTCTATATCGCCCGGCTGCAGGAGCGGCTGAGCCTGCCGCGCGGCCTGAACGCCCGCGCCAATCCGAAAAGCTCGACCGGCCGGGTGGACGTCTTCGTCCGCCTGCTGACCGACAAGGGCGGCAGCTTCGACGACGTGGACGAGGGCTATGACGGCCCCCTCTATCTGGAGATCGCGCCCCAGACCTTCTCCATCCTGGTCAAGCCCGGCACCCGCCTGAACCAGCTGCGCCTCAAGGCCGGCGATCCGCCCAAGCTGGAGACCCGCAGCGTCGGCGTCGACCTGCGCGCGGGCGAGCACGGCGTCGTCGGCTTCCGCGGCCGTCGCCACGCCGGGGTCGTCAACATGGACCACATCGACGGCCACGACCCGCGCGACTTCTGGGAGCCGCTGACCCTGCGTCGCGGCGAGCTGCTGCTGGATCCGGGCGAGTTCTACATCCTGGCCTCGTCGGACGACGTGGAGATCCCGGTCGATCAGGCCGCCGAAATGACCCCGATCGACCCCTCGGTCGGCGAGTTCCGCGTCCACTACGCCGGCTTCTTCGACCCCGGCTTCGGCACGGACGAGGCCCACGGCGCCGGCTCGAAAGGCGTGCTGGAGGTTCGCACCCACGACACCCCCTTCCTGCTGGAACACGGCCAGATCGTCGCCCGCCTGGTCTATGAGCCGCTGACGGAACGCCCGACCCGCCTCTATGGCGAAGGCGGCAGCCACTACCAGAGCCAGGGCCTGAAGCTGTCGAAACACTTCCGCCCCTGGGGGTGA
- a CDS encoding ABC transporter permease, which translates to MKTDLAATRPSGLPQPRRYDGINWVGLRTLYLREVRRFWKVGAQTVAAPVVTTLLYMLVFVVALKGARPPLHGTPFAEFVAPGLIMMAILQNAFANASSSLIQAKIMGTATDFLTPPLSPLELTIGFTLGAATRGVAVGLVTALCVLPFAKLGVANVALIVWFGLIASLLMGMTGVLAGLWSEKFDHLSAVQNFVVMPMTFLSGTFYLIDSLPQPFASISRFNPFFYLIDGFRAGFIGHAEGNLLIGVVMSAVLTVLMGAACWLVFRSGWRLKS; encoded by the coding sequence ATGAAGACCGATCTCGCCGCCACTCGCCCTTCCGGCCTGCCCCAGCCGCGTCGCTATGACGGGATCAACTGGGTGGGGCTGCGCACCCTCTACCTGCGCGAGGTCCGCCGTTTCTGGAAGGTGGGCGCCCAGACCGTGGCGGCCCCGGTGGTGACCACCCTGCTCTATATGCTGGTCTTCGTCGTGGCCCTGAAGGGCGCGCGGCCGCCGCTGCACGGCACCCCCTTCGCCGAGTTCGTGGCTCCCGGCCTGATCATGATGGCCATCCTGCAGAACGCCTTCGCCAACGCCTCGTCCAGCCTGATCCAGGCCAAGATCATGGGCACGGCGACCGACTTCCTGACCCCGCCGCTCAGCCCGCTGGAGCTGACCATCGGCTTCACCCTGGGCGCGGCGACGCGCGGCGTGGCCGTGGGTCTGGTGACGGCCCTGTGCGTCCTGCCGTTCGCCAAGCTGGGCGTGGCCAATGTCGCCCTGATCGTCTGGTTCGGCCTGATCGCCTCGCTGTTGATGGGGATGACGGGCGTGCTGGCGGGTCTGTGGTCCGAGAAGTTCGACCATCTGTCGGCGGTGCAGAACTTCGTGGTCATGCCGATGACCTTCCTGTCGGGCACCTTCTACCTGATCGACAGCTTGCCGCAGCCCTTCGCCAGCATCAGCCGCTTCAACCCCTTCTTCTACCTGATCGACGGCTTCCGAGCCGGCTTCATCGGTCATGCGGAGGGCAATCTGCTGATCGGGGTGGTGATGAGCGCGGTGCTGACGGTGCTGATGGGT
- the dapE gene encoding succinyl-diaminopimelate desuccinylase, with the protein MSAASHSVIDPVELTRDLIRIPSVTPADEGAMDVLERTLTGLGFTCRRMVFEGPTKVGHDARIENLYARRGTASPNLCFAGHTDVVPTGDLAAWTAAPFEGETRDGILYGRGAVDMKGGIAAWVAAVSRVLAAHSENGTDVPGSLSFLITGDEEGPALHGTKRVVEALAAEGEVIDACVVGEPSSANHLGDMIKVGRRGSLNTWITVHGKQGHVAYPDRAANPAPVVAKLLARLDAHILDEGYPEFPPSNLEITTIDVGNPATNIIPAEAKARLNIRFNPTHTGDGLIDWLNREAGLVQAETGLRIELTHMCSGEAFLTEPGAFVTAVQDAVEATLGRRPEASTTGGTSDARFIRSLCPVLELGLVGQTMHQIDERVPEAELRALTDAYQAVITTVFERLPA; encoded by the coding sequence ATGAGCGCCGCATCACATTCCGTCATTGATCCTGTCGAACTGACCCGCGACCTGATCCGCATCCCCTCCGTCACCCCCGCCGACGAAGGGGCGATGGACGTGCTGGAACGCACCCTGACCGGGCTCGGCTTCACCTGCCGCCGCATGGTGTTCGAGGGCCCGACCAAGGTCGGCCACGACGCCCGCATCGAGAACCTCTACGCGCGGCGCGGCACGGCCTCGCCCAACCTCTGCTTTGCGGGGCACACCGACGTGGTGCCGACCGGCGACCTGGCCGCCTGGACCGCCGCCCCGTTCGAGGGCGAGACCCGCGACGGCATCCTGTACGGACGCGGCGCCGTGGACATGAAGGGCGGCATCGCCGCCTGGGTCGCCGCCGTCTCGCGCGTGCTGGCCGCCCATTCTGAAAATGGAACCGACGTGCCCGGCTCCCTCTCCTTCCTGATCACCGGCGACGAGGAAGGCCCGGCCCTGCACGGCACCAAGCGGGTGGTCGAGGCCCTGGCGGCCGAGGGCGAGGTCATCGACGCCTGCGTGGTCGGCGAGCCTTCCTCGGCGAACCATCTGGGCGACATGATCAAGGTCGGACGGCGCGGCTCGCTCAACACCTGGATCACCGTCCACGGCAAGCAGGGCCACGTCGCCTATCCCGACCGCGCGGCCAATCCGGCGCCGGTCGTGGCGAAACTTCTCGCCCGCCTCGACGCCCATATTCTGGACGAAGGCTATCCCGAGTTCCCGCCCTCGAACCTCGAGATCACCACCATCGACGTGGGCAATCCGGCGACCAACATCATCCCGGCCGAGGCGAAGGCGCGGCTCAACATCCGCTTCAACCCGACCCACACCGGCGACGGCCTGATCGACTGGCTGAACCGCGAGGCGGGCCTCGTGCAGGCCGAGACCGGGCTGCGGATCGAGTTGACCCACATGTGCTCGGGCGAGGCCTTCCTGACCGAGCCGGGCGCCTTCGTCACGGCGGTGCAGGACGCGGTGGAGGCGACGCTGGGCCGCCGCCCCGAAGCCTCGACCACCGGCGGCACCTCGGACGCCCGCTTCATCCGCTCCCTCTGCCCGGTGCTGGAGCTGGGTCTGGTCGGCCAGACCATGCACCAGATCGACGAGCGCGTGCCCGAGGCCGAGCTACGGGCCCTGACCGACGCCTATCAGGCCGTCATCACCACGGTGTTCGAGCGACTGCCGGCCTAG
- a CDS encoding SRPBCC domain-containing protein, which yields MDTTRIEKRVGVNAPSDRIWEILSDLENWHAWNPYETSLTGTLAFGSSISLTEALPGMAERQVQARLGDWQPYSQLVWVEKRGFMFNAIRYYEIEELDRGACIVANGVIFSGLRGELFHDKHRKAIRSAYDDIAEALKRAAEG from the coding sequence ATGGACACGACCCGTATCGAGAAACGTGTCGGCGTGAACGCGCCGTCGGACCGTATCTGGGAGATTCTCAGCGACCTCGAGAATTGGCACGCCTGGAACCCCTATGAGACCAGCCTGACAGGAACCCTGGCGTTTGGATCAAGCATCAGCCTGACCGAGGCCCTGCCCGGCATGGCCGAGCGGCAGGTCCAGGCGCGCCTGGGCGACTGGCAGCCCTATTCGCAGCTGGTCTGGGTCGAAAAGCGCGGCTTCATGTTCAACGCCATCCGCTACTATGAGATCGAAGAACTGGATCGCGGCGCCTGCATCGTCGCCAATGGCGTCATCTTCTCCGGCCTGCGCGGCGAATTGTTCCACGACAAGCACCGCAAGGCGATCCGCAGCGCCTACGACGACATCGCCGAGGCGCTGAAGCGCGCCGCCGAGGGCTGA
- a CDS encoding RidA family protein, which translates to MITRIQPGARMSEAVIHGNTVYLAGQVGEPGDDVTAQTKTTLAEIDALLAQAGTDKSKILMATIWLADIADFEAMNAVWDAWVDTANPPARATSEARLATPDYLVEIIVVAAV; encoded by the coding sequence ATGATTACCCGCATCCAGCCCGGCGCCCGCATGAGCGAGGCCGTCATTCACGGGAACACCGTCTATCTGGCCGGTCAGGTCGGCGAGCCGGGCGACGACGTCACCGCCCAGACGAAGACCACCCTGGCCGAGATCGACGCCCTGCTGGCCCAGGCCGGCACCGACAAGTCGAAAATCCTGATGGCCACCATCTGGCTGGCCGACATCGCTGACTTCGAGGCGATGAACGCGGTCTGGGACGCCTGGGTCGACACGGCCAATCCGCCCGCGCGCGCCACCAGCGAAGCCCGGTTGGCCACGCCTGACTATCTGGTCGAGATCATCGTCGTGGCGGCGGTCTGA